In a single window of the Zea mays cultivar B73 chromosome 5, Zm-B73-REFERENCE-NAM-5.0, whole genome shotgun sequence genome:
- the LOC103626518 gene encoding GPI mannosyltransferase 3-like, whose amino-acid sequence MMSHRRRSRAAGSPPSDASTGTAPTPEKSGWIRPWAATGSDLKVLELALAFRAANALLVRTYFNPDEHWQCLEVAHRVAFGYGHLTWEWKRGLRSYLHPLIFAALYKTLALLHLDTPWVMVMAPRLVQSLFAAFGDLYLYKLSKLIFNGQVAKWTLFSQLVNWFMFFCITRTLSNSLETVLTVAGLYYWFAAIESSKATSIVSKQHAACEQSIPSRKVALLIAALSCAIRPTSAVTWLYVSLLDFIQMKSKCCFILLDVIPVGAIVLAVTTLLDWWMYGSWVIVPLNFLKFNLLSSGGDYYGTHVFHWYFTQGFPSMIWTFLPFALCGIVKSQEWRLSGLIAWVLGVYSILGHKEFRFVLPVLPLALMFSGYCLASMSRSKGKNQHRKDSLSRMQPFVILLVITNVPMALYMSLFHQRGTEDAMYYLSKEAHDGRVRSVLFLMPCHSTPYYSTLHYNLPMRFLDCTPSDSKGTLDESDRFLTSPSEFVGEVFGNLSAFSHIVIFESEERHVLQLLLHNSFLEMRRFFHSHFKVDRDLQSAVVVYSRRNVL is encoded by the exons ATGATGAGCCACCGGAGGCGTTCTCGCGCTGCCGGCTCGCCGCCTAGTGACGCCAGTACGGGTACAGCCCCTACTCCTGAGAAGTCGGGATGGATCCGGCCGTGGGCAGCGACAGGGTCGGACCTTAAGGTGCTGGAGCTTGCGCTGGCGTTCCGCGCGGCCAACGCGTTGCTCGTGCGCACATACTTCAACCCCGACGAGCACTGGCAGTGCCTCGAGGTCGCCCACCGCGTCGCGTTCGG GTATGGTCATCTCACGTGGGAGTGGAAGCGGGGCCTGCGCAGTTATCTCCACCCGTTGATCTTTGCTGCTTTGTACAAGACCCTGGCGCTACTCCATCTGGACACTCCGTGGGTTATG GTGATGGCTCCACGTCTCGTGCAATCTTTGTTTGCAGCTTTTGGAGATCTATACCTATATAAACTTTCCAAACTTATTTTCAATGGTCAAGTTGCTAAGTGGACG TTATTTTCTCAGTTGGTTAACTGGTTCATGTTTTTCTGTATCACACGGACTCTATCAAACAGCTTGGAGACTGTTTTGACCGTGGCTGGACTCTATTACTGGTTTGCTGCAATAGAGTCTTCCAAGGCAACTTCAATCGTTTCAAAGCAGCATGCGGCCTGTGAACAAAGTATCCCATCAAGAAAAGTGGCTCTTCTGATAGCAGCCTTATCATGTGCCATTCGGCCAACAAGTGCTGTAACATGGCTATATGTTAGCCTTTTGGATTTTATTCAGATGAAATCAAAATGTTGCTTTATCCTTCTTGATGTCATTCCAGTAGG GGCAATTGTCCTTGCTGTAACAACACTCCTTGATTGGTGGATGTATGGTTCCTGGGTCATAGTGCCGCTTAATTTTTTGAAATTCAACTTATTGTCTTCCGGAGGAGACTACTATGGAACACATGTCTTTCATTGGTACTTTACACAGGGTTTTCCATCCATGATTTGGACATTCTTACCATTTGCATTGTGCGGCATTGTAAAGTCTCAGGAATGGAGGCTTTCAGGTCTAATTGCTTGGGTATTAGGGGTTTACAGCATTCTTGGACATAAAGAATTCAG GTTTGTTCTTCCAGTGCTACCTTTAGCATTGATGTTCTCAGGTTACTGCTTAGCTTCCATGTCACGGTCCAAGGGCAAAAATCAGCATAGGAAAGATAGTCTTTCAAGGATGCAACCTTTTGTTATTCTTCTCGTCATAACCAACGTTCCCATGGCTTTATATATGTCCTTATTCCATCAA AGGGGAACAGAAGACGCTATGTATTATTTGTCAAAAGAAGCCCATGATGGAAGAGTGAGGAGTGTTCTCTTTCTCATGCCTTGTCATTCAACACCTTACTACTCAACCTTACATTACAATCTACCTATGCGTTTTTTGGACTGCACTCCTAG TGATAGCAAAGGGACCTTGGATGAGTCAGATCGTTTCCTTACAAGTCCATCTGAGTTTGTCGGCGAGGTTTTTGGAAATTTATCTGCATTCAGTCACATTGTAATATTTGAGTCAGAAGAAAGACATGTTCTCCAGTTGCTTCTGCACAATTCCTTTCTTGAG ATGAGGAGGTTTTTCCACTCACATTTCAAGGTTGACAGAGACCTTCAGTCGGCTGTTGTGGTTTATTCACGGAGGAATGTGCTCTGA